AGCCCGGCTTTTCAGTCGCTTTAACAGCGGAGGAGAGGCGTCAGTAATTAGCTGGCCTGGCGGGTTTCATGGCTACGACGCCATGCAACCAGATCCTCAATGGTTACGACTGGCATATTGTGTTGTTTAGCAAACACAATCGCCTCCGGCGCATGCGCCATCGTACCGTCGTCATTGGTCAGCTCGCACAGTACGCCAAAAGGTTTGAAACCGGCCAGGGTGACTAAATCGATAGTCGCTTCAGTATGGCCGCCGCGCGTTAACACGCCGCCTTCTCGCGCACGTAACGGGAATACGTGGCCGGGGCGGTTCAGGTCGCTGGGTTTAGCATTATCTGCAATAGCAGTGCGAATGGTGGTCAGACGATCTTTTGCAGAAACGCCGGTTGTTACACCCTGTGCCGCTTCAATCGTAACGGTAAAGCCGGTTCCGAAGGAGCTGGTGTTATTTTCCACCATCATTGGCAGATCCAGCTGCTGGCGACGAGGCTCGGTGATGCACAGGCAGACGATGCCGCTGCCGTGGCGAATGGTCAAAGCCATTTGTTCGACGGTCATGGTTTCCGCTGCGAAAATCATGTCACCTTCGTTTTCACGATCTTCGTCGTCCAGTACCATTACACCGCGGCCTTCACGTAATGCTGCGATGGCCAGTTCTACACGCTGTTCAGGCGTGCCAAATTCAGAAAGTAGCGTCTGATTCATGGTAAAAAAAGTCCTTATTTATATTGTGGTTACCAGAACCAGGGCGTGCTTGAGGAGTGCATAAAAATAACGCGAGGCGAGCGAATGCCCGACCAGAACCGTTACTCTCTCCCATCCGGACTTTAACCGTCGGCCCCGGAATTACACCGGATCTGCTGACCTTCCAATCGGAGATCGGAAGCGCTCGCGGGCTTTCAGCTACGCTGATTTACCGCCGGTGGGGAATTTCGCCCCGCCCTGAGAATAAGCGAAGTCACTATAACGCCAAAAAACCAGCTCGGCAACGCCCAATCGCAACATATGCTTACTCAATTTATGCCGCCGCCATTTTAGGTTTATCCTTTTCCAGACAGGCATTACACTTATGTTATCTTTGTTGCGACCAGGAAACCGCCATGATTGACCCGAAAAAAATTGAACAACTCGCACGTCAGGTGCACGAGGCAATGCCAAGAGGCATTCGTGAGTTTGGCGATGACGTGGAGAAAAAGATTCGTCAGGTTTTGCAGGCGCAGCTGACGCGCATGGATCTGGTAAATCGCGAAGAGTTTGATGTGCAGACACAGGTGCTGCTGCGCACCCGTGAAAAGCTGGCCGCACTGGAGCAACGTCTTGCCGCGCTGGAAAGCCAGGGCGGAAAACCGGTTACGCAGTCGGCCTCGTCTCCGGCAATGGCACCCGCCGCGCCGCAAACCGCGAGCGCAACACCACAAACGCCCGCGTCGCCTTCCTCTTATCAAACGCCGCCGCTTTTGAACGATGAAGTTAAAAAGGAAGATCCGCAGTAACGGCGGAGGCGGTAATACCGGCGGGCGAGCGTTAACGCTTTTGCCTGCCGGATAACCTTCCCGCTGAGGTTTAAGAACGAATACGCTTGATGATATTGGTAGTAGAAATACCGTCTTCAAAGTTCAGCACGCGTACTTCGCCGCCGTTAGCCCACACCTCTTTACTTCCGGCAATATCTTCCGGCTTATAGTCCCCACCTTTCACCAGCAGATCCGGCAGAATACCAGCGATCAGCCGCTGCGGCGTATCCTCTTCGAAGGAAACGACCCAGTCGACCGCTTCCAGCGCACCCAGCACGATCATTCGGTTTTCCAGCGTATTTACCGGACGACTGTCACCTTTAAGTCGTTTTGTCGAGGCATCGCTGTTAACCGCAACAATTAAACGATCGCCCAGCTTACGTGCGTTAGAAAGGTAAGAGACATGCCCGGCGTGCAGGATATCGAACACGCCGTTAGTCATCACCACCTTCTCTCCGCGCTGACGCGCCAGCGCAACGGCTTCTTTCAGCTGCGCCTCGCTCATAATGCCGAAGCCGCTCTCAGGACGAGCGTGAATTGCATTTTCCAGCTCAACCGGGGAAACGGTGGAGGTGCCCAGTTTGCCCACGACCACACCTGCGGCAGCATTTGCCAGGAAGCAAGCAGCTTCCAGATCGTCGCCAGCTGCCAGCGAGGCGGCCAGCACGCCGATGACGGTATCGCCCGCACCGGTCACGTCATAGACCTCCTGCGCCTGAGTAGGCAGATGCAGCGGCGCTTTGCCTGGCTGCAACAGCGTCATGCCGTTTTCTGAGCGGGTAACCAGCAGCGCCGACAGCTCATAATCAGCAACCAGCTGCATACCACGCTCAACAATCTGCGCCTCGTTCTGACATTTACCTACCACGGCCTCAAACTCAGAAAGATTAGGCGTCAGCAGCGTAGCGCCCCGGTAGCGTTCAAAATCGGTTCCTTTGGGATCCACCAGCACCGGCACCTTTGCCGCACGCGCCAGCTGTATCATCTGCTGTACGGTTGCCAGCGCCCCTTTCGCATAGTCCGAGAGCACCAGCGCGCCGGTATGCGGCAGCGCAGCGGCGATACGCTGGTGCAACGGCTCAGGATCGATACCGTCAAAACCCTCTTCAAAATCCAGCCGGATCAGCTGCTGATTACGGGAAAGGATACGCAGCTTGGTAATGGTTGGATGGGTCGACAGCGCCACGAAATCACACTTTACGTTGACGTTTTGCAGGCTTAAGCCCAGCGCCCGCGCCGCATCATCGGTTCCCGTCAGGCCAATAAGGCGTGAAGAGGCACCCAGCGCAGCAATATTCATCGCCACGTTTGCCGCGCCGCCCGGACGTTCTTCAACGTTATCCACTTTCACGACCGGTACCGGCGCTTCCGGGGAAATACGGCTGGTAGGGCCATACCAGTAGCGATCCAGCATCACATCGCCGACGACCAGCACTTCTGCACGGTTAAATTCGGGCAGTGTCACTTTCATTACAGAGACTCCAGACTGCAGTAAAAATATTGCGCGCGATAATAACATAGCTGCGTCAAAACGCGGCGGCGCGCATCAGGTTCCTCAGGCTTCCGTTGTAGAGCCCAGCAGCCAGCGCTGCCAGCTCTCCTGAACAATCTGCCGCTCGTGCATAAAGGCATCCGGCGCAACGTGCCCCGCCTGTTCCTGTAGAGCCAGGTGATGCAGCTCATCACGCAGCGTCACGTAAGCCTGCGTTAGCGCCTCCGCCTCACGCTGGGAGATTTTGTCATGCCGCGCCAGTAGTTCAAGTATACGCACGTTATCAGACCAACCCGTTAGCGCAGGCTCTTCGGCGGCGTAACGGAGCACCAGATATTGCGTAATAAACTCAATGTCCGTGATACCGCCCTCATCAGCTTTGATATCCCAGCGCCCCTTATGCTTATGGCTCAAATGGGCGTACATCTTTTCGCGCATCTCACGCACTTCGGTTTGTAACGTCGCCGCCTCGCGTGGCAGGCAGAGCGTATGGCGACGAATGGCCTCAAAGCGTTTATTCAACGCGGGTTCGCCATAAACGATGCGTGCCCGCACCAGCGCCTGATGTTCCCAGGTCCAGGCATCGTTACGCTGGTACTCATCAAACGCGTCCATGGTACTGACCAGCATACCGGCTGAACCGGAAGGCCGCAGACGCGCATCCACCTCATACAAGATGCCCGATGAGGTACGGGTGCTGAACAGATGCATCACGCGCTGCGCCAGGCGCAGGTAGAACTGACGCCCGTCAATAACCCGTTCGCCGTCGGTAACGGCATCAATCGGACAATCGTGCAGGAAAACCAGATCGAGATCGGAACGATATCCCAGCTCCCAGCCGCCCAGCTTGCCATAGCCGACAACGGCGAAGCCGCGCTCGTTTTGTTGCAGATGTGATGGCTTGCCGTAACGCTGAACCATCATATTCCACGCCTGCTGCACCACTGCCTGAATAATCGCTTCCGCCAGCCAGGTAAGATGATCGCTGACTTTCATCACCGGCAGCGTACCGGCAATATCGGCGGCGGCAATGCGCAGCTGCTGCACCTGCTTAAACTGGCGCAGCGCTTCCAGTTGCTGTTCCTCATCCTCTTCCGGGATACGCAGCAGATACTGACGCAGCTCATCCCGGTAGGCATCGGTCGCGGTTGGCTGATAAAGCGTAGCGGGATCAAGAAGCTCATCCAGCAGCAGCGGATAGCGCGCCAGCTGGCTGGCGATCATCGGTGAGGCGGCACACAGGCGAATAAGCTGTTGTAACGCGCCGGGAGACTCCGTCAAGAGTTCGAGATAGGTAGTACGGGTCACTACGCCCAGCAACAGCGGAATCAGGCGTTCCAGAGTAAGATCGGCATCAGCACGTACGCAGACCTCATTCAGCAAACGCGGCATCAGCTGATCGAGCGCCAGCCTTCCCCGTGGTCCGATAGTGCGTTTATCAACATCGCGTCGGAAATCAGTCAGGAGGCGGAACAGGCGCTCCCTTGCTGCTTCATCAAGCTGCGTCAGCAGCGCGTCCAGATCGCTTTGATCCAGCTTATCGTGCCACAGCTCAGCCATTTCATGGCTGTCGTTCTCTTCCGCGCTCTCCGGGACATCCTCTCCGATGAGCTCGTTAAAGATCAGCCGCACCTGTGCCATCTGCTGTTCCAGCGCCTCAAGCAACGCCGTCCAGTCAGCAAAGCCCATCGCCCACGCCAGACGCGCCTGATTTAGCACATCCGTCGGCAACGTTTGCGTTTGCTCGTCAGCGATGCTTTGTAGCAGATTTTCCAGGCGGCGTAAAAAGAGATAAGCACCGCGTAGCGCACTAACCTGCGGCTCAGTCAGCAGGTTCAGCTCTTCAATAGCGGCAAGGGTTGGCAATAACGCGCGCTGTTGCAGCGTGCGTTCACGACCACCGCGAATTAGCTGGAAAACCTGTACGATAAATTCACATTCACGAATACCGCCAGCGCCCAGTTTAATGTTGTCCTTCAGACCGCGACGGCGCACCTCGCGCGCTATCATTCCTTTCATGTTGCGCAGCGACTGTATAACGCTGAAATCGATGTAGCGACGATAGATAAAGGGGCGTAGCATTTGCTGTAGCTCCTGGCTCCAGCGATCGTCGCTGTCGCCCATCAGGCGCGCTTTCACCATCGCGTAGCGCTCCCAGTCGCGCCCCTGCTCCTGATAGTAATCTTCCAGCGCGGCAAAACTGAGTACCAGCGGGCCGCTATCCCCGAAGGGACGCAGACGCATATCCACACGATATACGAAGCCGTCCGCGGTTGCCTGATCGAGCACTTTGATCAAACGCTGGCCAAGGCGGGTAAAAAACTGCGCGTTATCTAATTCGCGGCGTCCGCCGTGCGTTACGCCATTTTCTGGCCAGACAAAAATCAGATCGATATCAGAAGAAAAATTCAGCTCGCCGCCGCCCAGTTTGCCCATGCCTAAAATCAGTAGGGGCTGAGGCTCACCGGCAGCATTGCATGGCGTGCCATATTCAATGCAGCACGCCTGCCACAGCCAGTCGCGCGCGGCGACGATCAGCGTCTCGGCCAGCGTACTGAGCTGTTTTAACGACATTTCGGTACTGCTTTCGCCTATGGCCTGCATCCAGGCGATACGTACCATCATTTGCCGCCGGAACAGGCGTAGCTGCCGCATCAGCGCCGCTTCGTCGCTGACCGTTTGCAGCCCGGCGTTTAACCAGTCGGCATAGTGGCACCATTCATCAGGCTGCGGCTTTTCCTGCTCCAGCTGTTGCCACCATTCCGGATGCTGAAGCAGGCTATCGGTAATAAAATCGCTGAACGCCAGTACCGCCTGCTGCTGCATATTCAGAGACGCAAGCGAACGGTTTAGTCGCCCCGCCGCTTTTTCCGCCTGCGATTGCAGTAGCGCGGGCAGCGGTCCATGAAATGTTGGCAACATAACTTCTCCCTAACGTTAATCAGACCTTGCCGTTAAGCCAAAAAGCAGGTTGCCTTAGCGCCTGACGGCACAGCATATCCAGCTCACGATCGTGATGATTACGAATTGCCTGTGCCAGCTGCTGCCAGCCCTGTAACCAACTATCCACCGCTGCGGAGGGATAGGCACCTGCCAGCAGATGTACCGTCAGCAGATGATGCGTCAGACGTACCGACTTATCCTGATATTCATTGTGCTGGCGTATCGTACTGAAGGTCTCTTTCAGATCGGCGGCCACGCGCCCCAGCATAATATCGGCGAAGCGTTTGAAAGAACCCTGTAGCCGCTCAGCATTTTTCGCATCGATAAAGGGTTGCCAGCCAGCGCTGCTTAGCCAGGCGGTTAAGCTCAGCTGGGTATCCAGCCAGAGCGGGCTATAGCATATCGCTTGCGCTTCGGGCTGTTTCTGCTCCAGCGTCTCAAGCAGGCTGGTTAATTTTTGTCGCAGCGCGCTGCTGGCTTTGCGCGGCACCAGCCCACCGAATAGCGAAAAAGCCTGCCTTGCGGTTTCCAGCGCGTCCAGCACGGCACCCTGCGCCGCCGTTTCTCCACGTAGCCACAGCTCTTCATGGTATTGCCAGTGCTTCAGCGCCAGGGTGAGCGCCGCCTGCATTCCTTCTTCGATCGTTGCCTTAGGTTTTACCTGTAACACCGGTAACGGACGCAGCGGCTGCTCCGGTTTACCCTGCGCCAGCCAGTAGCCGCGCGCAGCTTTACTCAGGCTACCTGGACGCAGCCCTCCCGCCTTGCCCAGCTCGGCGGCCAACGCCAGTACATCCGCCAGCTCACCCTGTTTCAGTTCCAGCTCAATTTCATGCAGCGGTTCGCTCAGCGCGTTGGCGCTAACCTCTCCCCGATCCAGCGCAACTTCAATTTCACTGTTACCATAGCTGACCAACCAACGCTCACGCGCAAAATGCGTGGTAAACAACGGTTTTAGCTGCTGTTGCAGCGCGTTGATATCGCTTCCCTCAGGCCAGACTTCTGTCGGGAGGCGGGTAATATCCAGTTCCGGCTGGGTAAGCTCGACGTTATACTCAGGGCGTTGATGCAAACCGCCAATCGTCTGGCCTGCCGTTTTCAGGGTCATTTCATAACGTTCCCCGATGCCACGGATACGCAACCCCATATCCCAGCGGCGCAGCTGATTGTCGGGCGTTTCATAATAGATGTTAGTTAACGCTATCGGTGCGCTGTATTGATGGGGCCATGCAGCCAGTTGACTGCCAAGCCGATCCGCCGCCTGAGGCGTTGCAATGAACTTTAACTCGATTTCAATGGTCATAATTTTTCATTCATCTTTCACTGGCGCAGATTTCAGGAATAAGCCGAAGAGTAATGCAGATAACCCTCTGCTGTCTCTGCTTTATTATGTATTCGCGAGCGTTGCCGCATCAGCTTGAGACCAGGATAGTTCTCATTCAGATTTTTGCGTAGCCTATCCAGACTGTGCCCTAAAATTTTCCGGAACACATGAAAAAACGATATCGAATGAATAAATCACACCTTATTGCTCTGACTTTGCTGACATTCAGCGTTACTTTGCCCGTCCATGCCGAAGAGAAACGTTATATTTCTGATGAGTTATCTACTTGGGTTCGCAGCGGCCCCGGCGATCAATATCGTCTGGTCGGCAAGCTGAACGCAGGCGAACAGGTCACGCTGTTACAGACCAACAGCCAAAGCCAGTATGGACAGATTCGTGATGCAGAAGGCAAAACCAACTGGATCCCACTGGCGCAGCTTAGCGCCGAGCCGAGCCTGCGTACACGTGTGCCGCAGCTTGAGAAGCAGGTTAAAGATCTGACCGATAAGCTGGCAAATATTGACAACAGCTGGAATCAGCGCACGGCGGATATGCAGAAGAAAGTTGCGGCCAGCGATAGTGTGATTAACGGCCTGAAAGAAGAAAACCAGCAGCTGAAAAACCAGCTGATCGTCGCACAGAAGAAAGTTAACGCGGCGAATGTGCAGCTGGATGACAAACAACGTACCATTATTATGCAGTGGTTTATGTATGGCGGTGGTGTTGCAGGCGTAGGTTTACTGCTGGGTCTGCTGCTGCCGCACATGATTCCACGCCGGAAGAAAAACAACCGCTGGATGAATTAACCAGCCGTTTTTCCCCATTTTCGTCTCCACGGCAACAGGGCTTACAGGCGGCCCTGCTGTTGTCATGTCCGTCATTCTGCGATTGTTGTGCCAGAATAACTGTCAGGAAGCGATTTTAAGCTACCGGTACGGCAAACCGATACCGGTACGCCTGATATTTAATTGACTGAACACTGGAGTTCCTTAGTGAAAACATATCTTGTCGGCGGCGCGGTTCGCGATGGTTTACTTAAGCTGCCGGTCAAAGACAAAGATTGGGTCGTGGTCGGCGCCACGCCTGAAATGATGCTGGAGCAGGGTTACCAGCAGGTGGGCCGCGACTTTCCGGTTTTTCTGCATCCTGAAAGCCGGGAAGAGTATGCGCTGGCGCGTACCGAACGCAAATCAGGCAGCGGTTATACCGGTTTCGTCACCTGGTCAGCGCCTGATGTCACCTTAGAGCAGGATCTGCAACGGCGCGATCTGACCATCAACGCTATCGCTCAGGATGAGGCGGGCAACTATATCGATCCTTACCACGGATGTGAGGATCTGGAAAAGCGCCTGCTGCGCCATGTCTCAGCGGCCTTTGTCGAGGATCCGCTGCGCGTGCTGCGCGTGGCACGCTTTGCTGCCCGTTACGCGCACCTGGGTTTTCGCATTGCCGAAGAAACCCAGGCGCTAATGTGTCAGATGGTTACCGGCGGTGAACTCGCCGACTTAACCGCCGAGCGCGTCTGGAAAGAGACGGAGAACGCGCTGCGCGCCCGTAACCCGCAGGTTTATTTTCAGGTGCTGCGCGACTGCGGCGCGCTGGCAGTACTTTTTCCTGAGATCGATAAGCTGTTTGGCGTCCCGGCACCGGCTAAATGGCACCCGGAAATCGATACCGGCGTGCATACATTGATGACGCTGGCGATCGCCGCTCAGCTCACACCAGAACCGGATGTGCGCTTCGCCACGCTCTGTCATGATGTCGGCAAGGGGCTGACGCCGCCGGAAAAATGGCCCAGCCATCCCGGTCATGGCGTTGCTGGCGTACCGCTGGTGGAGGCGATGTGCCACCGTCTGCGTATCCCCAACCAGCTGCGCGATCTCGCCATGCTGGTCGCGGAATTTCACGATATGGTGCACACCATTGAGAAACAGCCAACAGAGCGGCTGATTACCCTGTTCGATCGCATCGATGCCTGGCGCAAACCGCTGCGGGTTGAGCAGCTGGCGCAAACCAGCGAAGCGGATGCGCGCGGACGCACCGGCTGGGAGAATAATCCTTATCCTCAAGGCATTTACCTGCGCGAGGCGTTTCAGATCGCGCTGGCGGTACCGACCAAAGCGGTTATCGAAGCTGGATTTAAAGGCGTTCAGGTGCGCGAGGAGCTGACCCGGCGTCGGATCGAAGCGCTGGATAACTGGCGTACCAGCCGTGGCTGACAGGGATAAAAAAAGGAGGCGCTGATGCCTCCTTTTTTAATCGTCTGCTGCGTTAGACAAAAACCAGGTAAACCGCAGCGGCAACGATAAAACGGTAGATGGCGAAAGGCACAAAGGAGATACGCTTAATCAGATGCAGGAAGAACTTAATCGCCAGCAGCGCAATGATAAACGCAGTGACAAAGCCCACGGCGAACATCGGCAGATCGTCCATCGACAGGAAGCCCATACTTTTATACAAATCGAGTACGGTAGCGCCCATCATCATCGGCACGGCAAGAATAAAGGAGAATTCTGAAGCGGCATAACGGCTCACGCCCATCAGCATCCCGCCGGAGATTGTTGCGCCAGAACGAGAGAATCCCGGCCAGAGAGCCAGACACTGGAAGCAGCCAATAATGAAAGCCTGGCGGTAAGTGATGTCATCGATACCCGGCGCTTTCGGCTGTTTGGGCTTCAGAAACTCAGCCACCAGCAACAGTACGCCGCCGACAATCAGCGCATACATCACGTTGACAGGATTAAAGAGCGTCTTAATTTGATCGTGCAGGATCAGCCCGATCGCTACCGCAGGGACCATGCCCAGCAGGATATGAATCAGCGTCAGGTGACCGGTTCCGCTACCTTCATGCTTAACCTGACCGAAGTGAATACCAATCAGACCAAACAGCCGCCGCCAGAACATAACCACCACGGCAAGAATAGATCCAAGCTGAATCACGACTTCAAACGTTTCTGCCTTATCGCCTTCAAAACCCAGCAGATGTCCAACAATGATCATATGACCGGTGGATGAGACAGGAAGAAACTCTGTCAGCCCCTCGACAATGCCGAGAATTGCAGCCACCCAGAGCTGATGAATATCTGCCATCAAAAGTCCTCTACCCTAATGTTTTAGCCATTAAAAAGGCGGACGTTCGAAACGTAACCGCCAGAAAAGATGCCAACTCAGCGTTATGCCAGCTATATGACAGCCATAATGTGGTTCGGTTTCATTGTGATAGCAATCACATTGGATCTATTTCAGAATAGTCCCCGCCGGGGCTAACGGGCTCCGCGCTCAATAATGACGCCTACCCGAGCGGCCTGGGCAACGGCGCCAGGCTTACTGACCTTGATACGTACCCAGGGCGAGCCAAAGCGCGTTAACAGCAGGTTGGCCACCTCTTCCGCTACCCTTTCTACCAGCGCAAAACGCCCCTGACCAACATGGTCGATAATCAGAGTGGCAACGTCGGCATAGCTCAGACAATCATTCACATCATCGCTGGCCGCCGCCTTTTGATTATCCCAGGCCATTTCGACATCGAAAACCAGCTTCTGCTGAATAGTCTGTTCCCAGTCGTAAACGCCAATGGTAGTGATTACCGACAGCTGTTCTATAAATACGATATCCATGATGGCAGTCTCTGTTTTTGCGTTAACCGGATACCACTTCCGGCGAATTATGCGTATTATCCACAGATGATGAGACTAAAACGACCCTTACGAAACGGAACGGTGTTATGAGTGCAATCGCGCTTGGTATGATCATTTTCGCGTATCTGTGCGGCTCTGTCTCCAGTGCCATCCTGGTGTGTCGGCTCGCAGGCCTCCCCGATCCGCGCCATAACGGGTCAGGCAATCCCGGTGCCACAAACGTATTGCGTATCGGTGGTAAAGGCGCAGCGGCGGCGGTGCTGGTGTTCGATATCCTGAAAGGGATGTTGCCGGTATGGCTGGCTTATGAAATGGGCGTTTCTCCGGTTTATCTTGGTCTGACGGCAATTGCTGCCTGCCTGGGCCATATCTATCCCGTTTTCTTTCGTTTTCGCGGCGGTAAAGGCGTGGCTACGGCACTGGGTGCCATTGCGCCTATCGGCTGGGATCTGACCGGCCTGATGACCGGAACCTGGCTGTTGACCGTGCTGCTGAGCGGCTATTCATCGCTGGGTGCTATCGTCAGCGCGCTGATTGCGCCTTTTTATGTCTGGTGGTTCAAGCCGCAGTTTACCTTCCCGGTCGCGATGCTTTCCTGCCTGATACTGTTACGCCATCATGATAATATTCAGCGTCTGTGGCGCGGACAGGAATCAAAAATCTGGAAAAAAAAGCGTAAGCCTTGAGCTTATTTTATTCGCTGGCATATTTCACGTCGACTGACAAATTACGATGGCGGGAAAAATGCCTGGTGAAGGCATAAAATAATCACTTTCCATCTTTTATTCGTTAAGCTCAATCGTCCAGCAGATAAACGCTGCCGACATCAACATTAAACCAAAAGAAATAATTAATTAACTATAGGAATAGTTTATATTTCTTTTTATCCTCTTTTCGTTCGCAAATAAAACTTTTACGATAGTAAGCACCGCTTATTTTATTAAGGTAGTTGTGTTTTACAAGTAACTCACTAACACCTTAAAAGGAAAACAAAAATGAGAAATCTTACTACGCGTGAAATCAATCATGTCAGCGGTGGCGCTTATCTGGGCGAGGATGGAAAAATACATAACGATGTACCTGAGTGGCAGCAAGTTTTAGATATCGTTAAGAACGCGATTTATGATTTCCTGAACCCCATCGCCAAACTGTTTGGCTTTGAACTGACTCCTCCTGGATCTATGGTAGGCGCCAGCAAACCTTAATCAGAAAATGTGAATAACGTCGAATTGCTGCTGCCAGTATATCGACGTTATTTACCCGGCCTCGTTTATTGACGCCACATGCGAGGCCGATACAATGATGACTTTCGTTATTTATCTTCGCTGCATATTTTCCTGATATAAAAAAACAAACCAGAATATAATCGGAACAGGTCCGTTCTTTTTAATACACAGGTTGCGAATACTACTTATCTAAGCTGGTATTACTAAGCAACGTCATAAGCGATCGGACTTATTATCCTGCTACAATAAACGAACCAGCAATCATAATCGGTTGCTTTCTTAAATCAGATAACGGCGTTAAAACGAGCTGAACGCACAAAACAGTAAACGCCATAACGCCTGAATAAGCTGTCAGATAATCCGCTAACGTAATAACAAACAAGGGCGGCTACTTATTAAGTTGCCAGCCCTTTGGCGCAAGATGGTTACGTTGTGAAAAAACGCCCTGCTCAGGCAATTGCCGGTAGTTCAGCCAGTGGCCAACGCGGACGCACGCTGACGCCGAGATCGCCGCGAGTACCGCCTTTTAAACGCACCATACCGGCATAGGCGATCATCGCGCCGTTATCGGTACAAAATTCAGGACGGGCATAAAAAACCTCGCCGCCCCGCGCCTGCATCATCTCCGCCAGCTTCAGGCGCAACGTCCGGTTAGCGCTGACGCCGCCCGCCATCACCAGGCGTTTAAAACCGGTTTGATCCAGCGCGCGTTTGCATTTAATCGCCAGCGTATCCACTACCGCATCCTCAAAAGCACGGGCGATATCCGCGCGCGTTTGCGCATCGTCGCTGTTCTCGCGAATTGTATTGGCAGCAAAGGTTTTTAAACCTGAGAAGCTGAAGTCCAGACCAGGCCGGTCAGTCATCGGACGCGGAAACGTGAAGCGCCCTGCCGTTCCCTGCTGCGCCATACGCGACAGCATCGGCCCGCCGGGATAATCCAGGCCCAGGAGCTTAGCGGTTTTATCGAAGGCTTCACCTGCGGCGTCATCAATTGATTCGCCCAGCAAGCTGTATTCACCGATACCGGTCACGCTAATTAGCTGCGTATGGCCACCAGAGACCAGCAGTGCGACAAAGGGAAACTGCGGTGGATTGTCTTCCAGCATCGGTGCCAGCAGATGCCCTTCCATATGGTGTACCGGCACGGCGGGAACCTGCCAGGCAAACGCCAGCGAGCGGCCAATGGTCGCGCCAACCAGCAGCGCACCGACTAAACCTGGGCCAGCGGTCCAGGCAACCGCGTCAATATCTTTGCCTTCCAGCCCCGCCTCCTGCAACGCAGCCTGAATTAACGGCACCGTTTTACGCACGTGATCGCGCGAAGCCAGTTCCGGCACCACCCCGCCATAATCGGCATGGACTTTCACCTGACTATAGAGTTGATTAGCGAGTAAACCGGCCCGATCGTCATAAATGGCGACACCGGTTTCATCACAGGATGTTTCAATACCCAGAACGCGCATGGTTGCTTTACCTCTCAGTTGCGGCGCGCAGTGTATCACAGCCCATCGCGACTCTGACGCGCTTTTATCAGATGCTGTCTCTTTTATGAGCAAAAAGCGAAAAAACTTTGAACGACGATGAAAGCTTTACGCTATACTCCTCCGC
The sequence above is a segment of the Mixta intestinalis genome. Coding sequences within it:
- a CDS encoding inorganic triphosphatase: MTIEIELKFIATPQAADRLGSQLAAWPHQYSAPIALTNIYYETPDNQLRRWDMGLRIRGIGERYEMTLKTAGQTIGGLHQRPEYNVELTQPELDITRLPTEVWPEGSDINALQQQLKPLFTTHFARERWLVSYGNSEIEVALDRGEVSANALSEPLHEIELELKQGELADVLALAAELGKAGGLRPGSLSKAARGYWLAQGKPEQPLRPLPVLQVKPKATIEEGMQAALTLALKHWQYHEELWLRGETAAQGAVLDALETARQAFSLFGGLVPRKASSALRQKLTSLLETLEQKQPEAQAICYSPLWLDTQLSLTAWLSSAGWQPFIDAKNAERLQGSFKRFADIMLGRVAADLKETFSTIRQHNEYQDKSVRLTHHLLTVHLLAGAYPSAAVDSWLQGWQQLAQAIRNHHDRELDMLCRQALRQPAFWLNGKV
- a CDS encoding TIGR04211 family SH3 domain-containing protein, with product MNKSHLIALTLLTFSVTLPVHAEEKRYISDELSTWVRSGPGDQYRLVGKLNAGEQVTLLQTNSQSQYGQIRDAEGKTNWIPLAQLSAEPSLRTRVPQLEKQVKDLTDKLANIDNSWNQRTADMQKKVAASDSVINGLKEENQQLKNQLIVAQKKVNAANVQLDDKQRTIIMQWFMYGGGVAGVGLLLGLLLPHMIPRRKKNNRWMN
- a CDS encoding multifunctional CCA addition/repair protein; amino-acid sequence: MKTYLVGGAVRDGLLKLPVKDKDWVVVGATPEMMLEQGYQQVGRDFPVFLHPESREEYALARTERKSGSGYTGFVTWSAPDVTLEQDLQRRDLTINAIAQDEAGNYIDPYHGCEDLEKRLLRHVSAAFVEDPLRVLRVARFAARYAHLGFRIAEETQALMCQMVTGGELADLTAERVWKETENALRARNPQVYFQVLRDCGALAVLFPEIDKLFGVPAPAKWHPEIDTGVHTLMTLAIAAQLTPEPDVRFATLCHDVGKGLTPPEKWPSHPGHGVAGVPLVEAMCHRLRIPNQLRDLAMLVAEFHDMVHTIEKQPTERLITLFDRIDAWRKPLRVEQLAQTSEADARGRTGWENNPYPQGIYLREAFQIALAVPTKAVIEAGFKGVQVREELTRRRIEALDNWRTSRG
- the bacA gene encoding undecaprenyl-diphosphate phosphatase, translated to MADIHQLWVAAILGIVEGLTEFLPVSSTGHMIIVGHLLGFEGDKAETFEVVIQLGSILAVVVMFWRRLFGLIGIHFGQVKHEGSGTGHLTLIHILLGMVPAVAIGLILHDQIKTLFNPVNVMYALIVGGVLLLVAEFLKPKQPKAPGIDDITYRQAFIIGCFQCLALWPGFSRSGATISGGMLMGVSRYAASEFSFILAVPMMMGATVLDLYKSMGFLSMDDLPMFAVGFVTAFIIALLAIKFFLHLIKRISFVPFAIYRFIVAAAVYLVFV
- the folB gene encoding bifunctional dihydroneopterin aldolase/7,8-dihydroneopterin epimerase → MDIVFIEQLSVITTIGVYDWEQTIQQKLVFDVEMAWDNQKAAASDDVNDCLSYADVATLIIDHVGQGRFALVERVAEEVANLLLTRFGSPWVRIKVSKPGAVAQAARVGVIIERGAR
- the plsY gene encoding glycerol-3-phosphate 1-O-acyltransferase PlsY, which produces MSAIALGMIIFAYLCGSVSSAILVCRLAGLPDPRHNGSGNPGATNVLRIGGKGAAAAVLVFDILKGMLPVWLAYEMGVSPVYLGLTAIAACLGHIYPVFFRFRGGKGVATALGAIAPIGWDLTGLMTGTWLLTVLLSGYSSLGAIVSALIAPFYVWWFKPQFTFPVAMLSCLILLRHHDNIQRLWRGQESKIWKKKRKP